The Streptomyces laurentii genome contains a region encoding:
- a CDS encoding ssgG protein (SsgG protein [Streptomyces cattleya NRRL 8057 = DSM46488];~Streptomyces sporulation and cell division protein,SsgA; pfam04686;~identified by MetaGeneAnnotator; putative), which produces MQNTDATVVERELEMKLVVSPECSVPVPARLAYRTDDPYAIHIEFHTGSEYPVHWTFARELLVEGVFRPCGHGDVRIWPTKVDGRSVILMALSSPDGDALLEAPSAQVSTWLERTLRAVPPGTETDRLGIDDGLAALLAATVVVDELWLRDPWVTDESAEDDR; this is translated from the coding sequence ATGCAGAACACCGACGCCACCGTGGTCGAGCGCGAGCTGGAGATGAAGCTCGTGGTGTCCCCCGAGTGCTCCGTCCCCGTCCCGGCCCGGCTGGCCTACCGGACCGACGACCCGTACGCGATCCACATCGAGTTCCACACCGGCTCCGAGTACCCGGTGCACTGGACCTTCGCCCGTGAACTCCTCGTCGAGGGCGTGTTCCGGCCCTGCGGGCACGGCGACGTCCGGATCTGGCCGACGAAGGTCGACGGCCGCAGCGTGATCCTGATGGCCCTGTCCTCCCCCGACGGCGACGCCCTCCTGGAGGCCCCGTCCGCGCAGGTGTCCACCTGGCTGGAGCGGACGCTGCGCGCCGTCCCGCCGGGCACCGAGACCGACCGGCTCGGCATCGACGACGGGCTCGCCGCGCTGCTCGCCGCCACGGTCGTCGTGGACGAACTGTGGCTGCGCGACCCGTGGGTGACGGACGAGTCCGCCGAGGACGACCGGTGA
- a CDS encoding Fe-S protein lactate dehydrogenase (FAD binding domain; pfam01565;~Fe-S protein lactate dehydrogenase [Streptomyces venezuelae ATCC10712];~glycolate oxidase, subunit GlcD; TIGR00387;~identified by MetaGeneAnnotator; putative), which produces MDDLHEGPGRTDGLHTRLRAGLPADAVLTDPDVMASYAHDMASFCTAGAPAAVVLPRTVEQVQHVLRTATALRVPVVPQGARTGLSGAANASDGCVVLSLVKMDRIVEIDPVDRIAVVEPGVVNAVLSRAVAEHGLYYPPDPSSWETCTIGGNIGTASGGLCCVKYGVTAEYVLGLDVVLADGRLLRTGRRTAKGVAGYDLTRLFVGSEGSLGIVVGAVLALKPQPPAQLALAAEFPSAEAACEAVCAIMERGHTPSLLELMDGTTVRAVNRLAHMGLPDTTEALLLCAFDTPDPAADLAAVGELCRAAGATEVVPADDAAESELLLQARRLSLNALETIKPATMIDDVCVPRTKLSAMLTGTAEIAATYGLTIGVCAHAGDGNTHPVVCFDPDDEDESRRARESFDEIMALGLALGGTITGEHGVGVLKKEWLARELGPVGLELQRGIKRTFDPLGLLNPGKLF; this is translated from the coding sequence ATGGACGATCTTCACGAGGGACCCGGCCGGACGGACGGACTCCACACCCGGCTGCGCGCCGGACTTCCCGCCGACGCCGTGCTCACCGACCCCGACGTCATGGCCTCCTACGCCCACGACATGGCGAGCTTCTGCACGGCCGGCGCCCCCGCGGCCGTCGTGCTTCCGCGCACCGTCGAACAGGTCCAGCACGTCCTGCGCACCGCGACCGCGCTCCGTGTCCCGGTCGTCCCGCAGGGTGCCCGCACGGGTCTGTCCGGCGCAGCCAACGCCTCCGACGGCTGCGTCGTGCTGTCCCTGGTCAAGATGGACCGGATCGTGGAGATCGACCCCGTCGACCGGATCGCCGTCGTCGAACCCGGTGTGGTCAACGCCGTGCTGTCGCGGGCCGTCGCCGAACACGGCCTGTACTACCCGCCGGACCCCTCCAGCTGGGAGACGTGCACCATCGGCGGCAACATCGGCACGGCGTCCGGCGGTCTGTGCTGCGTGAAGTACGGGGTCACCGCCGAGTACGTCCTCGGTCTCGACGTCGTCCTCGCCGACGGGCGGCTGCTGCGCACCGGGCGGCGCACCGCGAAGGGCGTCGCCGGGTACGACCTGACCCGGCTGTTCGTCGGCTCCGAGGGCAGCCTCGGCATCGTCGTCGGGGCGGTGCTCGCGCTCAAGCCGCAGCCGCCCGCGCAGCTCGCGCTGGCCGCAGAGTTCCCCTCGGCGGAGGCCGCCTGCGAGGCCGTCTGCGCCATCATGGAGCGGGGCCACACCCCGTCCCTCCTCGAACTGATGGACGGCACCACGGTCCGGGCCGTCAACCGGCTCGCCCACATGGGTCTGCCCGACACCACCGAGGCGCTGCTGCTGTGCGCCTTCGACACCCCGGATCCGGCCGCCGACCTGGCCGCGGTGGGGGAGCTGTGCCGGGCCGCCGGGGCCACCGAGGTCGTCCCCGCCGACGACGCCGCCGAGTCCGAACTCCTCCTCCAGGCCCGCCGGCTCTCGCTCAACGCCCTGGAGACCATCAAGCCGGCCACGATGATCGACGACGTCTGCGTGCCGCGCACCAAGCTCTCCGCGATGCTCACCGGGACCGCCGAGATCGCCGCCACGTACGGGCTGACCATCGGCGTCTGCGCGCACGCGGGCGACGGCAACACCCACCCGGTCGTCTGCTTCGACCCCGACGACGAGGACGAGTCGCGGCGCGCCCGGGAGTCCTTCGACGAGATCATGGCGCTCGGGCTCGCGCTGGGCGGCACGATCACCGGGGAGCACGGGGTGGGCGTGCTCAAGAAGGAGTGGCTGGCGCGCGAACTCGGGCCGGTGGGACTCGAACTCCAGCGCGGTATCAAGCGGACCTTCGACCCGCTGGGCCTGCTGAACCCGGGCAAGCTCTTCTGA
- a CDS encoding secreted protein (identified by MetaGeneAnnotator; putative;~sequence version:1), producing MSRTVLASGVGAVLAAAALAYVPELIVWSPAAPPGPARRAELAAGAGARAELPDLVALIGDRERWVRRHPADDASWAVLGTAYTERGLRRADPADFPRAERALKRSLTVLPAARGNLDAQQGLAALANARGDWATGREWGERVRKAAPRRWSVYPVLIDAYDGLGDYKAAERATGTLTSLHAGSAVGAGRTADFYRVRGWREDAGAAAVDAVALARTPAQKADALARAGDLAAERGEPAEALAQYGAALGLVREHGPSLAGRARARAALGRTAEAMADWRTAVARLPLPEYLLEAGELAEALGRDAEAQALYGRLRAAGAGRSWERAEAVFGLFEADHGDPAEAVRRLRVAWARGHRSVRVADALGWALYRAGEPKQALPYARRATEEGLRSALFAYHRGEIERALGESGAARRRLTEAVRTDPAFSPLWAARARGALAELGEPSDELPDLVGSEGPSAPDKVAKRKGKKAPRKAGAGR from the coding sequence GTGTCGCGGACGGTCCTCGCCTCCGGTGTGGGCGCGGTCCTCGCGGCGGCGGCGCTGGCGTACGTGCCCGAGCTGATCGTCTGGTCCCCGGCGGCCCCGCCCGGACCGGCGCGGCGGGCGGAGCTCGCGGCGGGGGCGGGCGCGCGGGCGGAGCTGCCCGATCTGGTGGCGCTGATCGGCGACCGGGAGCGGTGGGTGCGGAGGCACCCCGCTGACGACGCGTCATGGGCGGTGCTCGGCACGGCGTATACGGAGCGCGGGCTGCGGCGCGCGGATCCGGCGGACTTCCCGCGGGCGGAGCGGGCGCTGAAACGTTCCCTGACGGTCCTGCCGGCCGCCCGGGGCAACCTGGACGCCCAGCAGGGGCTCGCGGCGCTCGCCAACGCGCGCGGGGACTGGGCGACCGGCCGGGAGTGGGGCGAGCGGGTGCGGAAGGCGGCCCCGAGACGCTGGTCGGTGTATCCGGTGCTGATCGACGCGTACGACGGGCTCGGCGACTACAAGGCGGCGGAGCGGGCCACCGGGACGCTGACCTCCCTGCACGCGGGGTCGGCGGTCGGCGCGGGGCGCACGGCGGACTTCTATCGCGTGCGTGGCTGGCGCGAGGACGCGGGCGCGGCGGCGGTGGACGCGGTGGCGCTGGCCCGGACGCCCGCGCAGAAGGCGGACGCGCTGGCGCGGGCGGGGGATCTGGCCGCGGAGCGGGGCGAGCCGGCGGAGGCGCTCGCGCAGTACGGGGCGGCGCTGGGGCTCGTACGGGAGCACGGGCCGTCGCTCGCGGGCCGGGCGCGGGCGCGGGCGGCGCTCGGCCGGACGGCGGAGGCGATGGCCGACTGGCGGACGGCGGTGGCGCGGCTGCCGCTGCCGGAGTACCTCCTGGAGGCGGGCGAGCTCGCCGAGGCGCTGGGCCGGGACGCGGAGGCGCAGGCGCTGTACGGGCGGCTGCGGGCGGCCGGGGCGGGGCGGTCGTGGGAGCGGGCGGAGGCGGTGTTCGGGCTGTTCGAGGCGGACCACGGCGATCCGGCGGAGGCGGTGCGGCGGCTGCGCGTGGCGTGGGCGCGGGGGCACCGGTCGGTGCGGGTGGCGGACGCGCTGGGCTGGGCGCTGTACCGGGCGGGCGAGCCGAAGCAGGCGCTGCCGTACGCGAGACGGGCCACGGAGGAAGGGCTGCGCAGCGCGCTGTTCGCGTACCACCGGGGGGAGATCGAACGGGCGCTGGGCGAGAGCGGGGCGGCGCGGCGGCGTCTGACGGAGGCGGTGCGGACCGATCCGGCGTTCTCGCCGCTGTGGGCGGCGCGGGCGCGGGGGGCGTTGGCGGAGCTGGGTGAGCCGTCGGACGAGCTGCCGGATCTGGTGGGGTCGGAGGGGCCGAGCGCGCCGGACAAGGTGGCGAAGCGGAAGGGGAAGAAGGCGCCGCGGAAGGCGGGTGCGGGGCGGTGA
- a CDS encoding 4-hydroxyphenylpyruvate dioxygenase (4-hydroxyphenylpyruvate dioxygenase [Rhodococcus jostii RHA1];~4-hydroxyphenylpyruvate dioxygenase; TIGR01263;~C-terminal domain of 4-hydroxyphenylpyruvate dioxygenase (HppD) and hydroxymandelate Synthase (HmaS); cd07250;~Fe binding site [ion binding];~N-terminal domain of 4-hydroxyphenylpyruvate dioxygenase (HPPD) and hydroxymandelate Synthase (HmaS); cd08342;~dimer interface [polypeptide binding];~identified by MetaGeneAnnotator; putative): MTETLDHTPGTERDADAFPVKGMDAVVFAVGNAKQAAHYYSTAFGMQLVAYSGPETGVRETASYVLASGGARFVFTSVIKPSTEWGTFLGKHVAEHGDGVIDLAIEVPDARAAYEYAIGQGATSVTEPHEVKDEHGTVVLAAIATYGETRHTLVDRSGYDGPYLPGYVAAKPIVEPPAKRYFQAIDHCVGNVELGHMDEWVGFYNKVMGFTNMKEFVGDDIATEYSALMSKVVADGTLKVKFPLNEPAIAKKKSQIDEYLEFYGGAGVQHVALATNDIVASVRAMRAAGVEFLDTPDTYYDTLGEWVGETRVPIDTLRELKILADRDEDGYLLQIFTKPVQDRPTVFFEMIERHGSMGFGKGNFKALFEAIEREQERRGNL, translated from the coding sequence ATGACTGAGACCCTGGATCACACCCCTGGTACCGAGCGTGACGCCGACGCCTTCCCGGTGAAGGGAATGGACGCGGTCGTCTTCGCCGTCGGCAACGCCAAGCAGGCCGCGCACTACTACTCCACGGCCTTCGGCATGCAGCTCGTCGCCTACTCCGGACCGGAGACCGGCGTCCGCGAGACCGCCAGCTACGTCCTGGCCAGCGGCGGTGCCCGCTTCGTGTTCACCTCCGTCATCAAGCCCTCCACCGAGTGGGGCACCTTCCTCGGCAAGCACGTCGCCGAGCACGGCGACGGCGTGATCGACCTGGCGATCGAGGTCCCGGACGCCCGCGCCGCGTACGAGTACGCCATCGGCCAGGGCGCCACCAGCGTCACCGAGCCGCACGAGGTGAAGGACGAGCACGGCACCGTCGTCCTCGCCGCCATCGCCACCTACGGCGAGACCCGCCACACCCTCGTCGACCGCTCCGGCTACGACGGCCCCTACCTGCCCGGTTACGTCGCCGCCAAGCCGATCGTCGAGCCGCCGGCGAAGCGTTACTTCCAGGCCATCGACCACTGCGTCGGCAACGTCGAACTCGGCCACATGGACGAGTGGGTCGGCTTCTACAACAAGGTCATGGGCTTCACGAACATGAAGGAGTTCGTGGGCGACGACATCGCGACCGAGTACTCGGCGCTGATGTCGAAGGTCGTCGCGGACGGCACCCTCAAGGTGAAGTTCCCGCTCAACGAGCCGGCGATCGCGAAGAAGAAGTCGCAGATCGACGAGTACCTCGAGTTCTACGGCGGCGCCGGCGTGCAGCACGTCGCCCTCGCCACCAACGACATCGTCGCCTCCGTGCGCGCGATGCGCGCCGCCGGCGTCGAGTTCCTCGACACCCCGGACACCTACTACGACACGCTCGGCGAGTGGGTCGGCGAGACCCGCGTCCCGATCGACACCCTGCGCGAGCTGAAGATCCTCGCCGACCGCGACGAGGACGGCTACCTGCTGCAGATCTTCACCAAGCCGGTCCAGGACCGCCCGACCGTCTTCTTCGAGATGATCGAGCGCCACGGCTCCATGGGCTTCGGCAAGGGCAACTTCAAGGCCCTGTTCGAGGCGATCGAGCGCGAGCAGGAGCGCCGCGGCAACCTCTGA
- a CDS encoding asnC family transcriptional regulator (AsnC family transcriptional regulator [Streptomyces cattleya NRRL 8057 = DSM46488];~AsnC family; pfam01037;~Transcriptional regulators [Transcription]; COG1522;~Winged helix-turn-helix DNA-binding; pfam13412;~identified by MetaGeneAnnotator; putative), protein MAIDHLDGRLIVLLAREPRIGVLEASRRLGVARGTVQARLDRLQSNGVIRGFGPQVEPAALGYPVTAFATLEIKQGQGADVRGHLSTVPEVLELHTTTGHGDMLCRLVARSNADLQRVIDRVVGFDGIVRASTAIVMENPVPLRIIPLVEQAAEDQPPR, encoded by the coding sequence GTGGCGATCGATCATCTGGACGGGCGGCTCATCGTGCTCCTCGCCCGGGAGCCCCGGATCGGGGTCCTGGAGGCGTCGCGGCGGCTCGGCGTGGCCCGTGGCACGGTGCAGGCGCGGCTGGACCGGCTTCAGTCGAACGGAGTCATCCGCGGATTCGGCCCGCAGGTCGAGCCGGCGGCGCTCGGCTATCCGGTCACGGCGTTCGCCACCCTGGAGATCAAACAGGGGCAAGGCGCGGACGTGCGGGGGCACTTGTCGACCGTGCCGGAGGTCCTGGAGCTGCACACGACGACCGGGCACGGGGACATGCTGTGCCGGCTCGTGGCCCGTTCCAACGCCGATCTCCAGCGGGTGATCGACCGGGTCGTCGGTTTTGATGGCATCGTCCGGGCCTCCACGGCGATCGTCATGGAGAACCCGGTCCCCCTGCGGATCATCCCGCTGGTGGAACAGGCCGCGGAGGACCAGCCGCCGCGGTGA
- a CDS encoding ABC transporter permease (ABC transporter permease [Streptomyces roseosporus NRRL15998];~Transmembrane subunit (TM) foundin Periplasmic Binding Protein (PBP)-dependent ATP-Binding Cassette (ABC) transporters which generally bind type 2 PBPs. These types of transporters consist of a PBP, two TMs, and two cytoplasmic ABC ATPase subunits, and...; cl00427;~identified by MetaGeneAnnotator; putative) encodes MSFWEYLVSRHQQLLTDAYQHASAVFQCMVIATALGVALSVLTYRSMWAGNLAILSTASLLTIPSLAAIGLLIPLVGLGVPPTVITLTLYGLLPVVRNAVVGLRGVDPNLVDAATGIGMSRAARLLRVELPLAWPPILTGIRVSTQMLMGIAAVAAYASGPGLGNEIFRGIASLGSANAINQVLAGTIGIVILALLFDAAYVLLGRLTIPRGIRV; translated from the coding sequence GTGAGCTTCTGGGAGTACCTCGTCAGCCGCCACCAGCAGCTGCTCACGGACGCGTACCAGCACGCCAGCGCCGTCTTCCAGTGCATGGTGATCGCCACCGCGCTCGGCGTCGCCCTCAGCGTCCTCACGTACCGCAGCATGTGGGCGGGCAATCTGGCGATCCTGTCCACGGCCTCGCTGCTCACCATCCCGTCGCTCGCGGCGATCGGTCTGCTGATCCCGCTGGTCGGCCTCGGGGTGCCGCCCACCGTGATCACCCTGACGCTGTACGGGCTGCTGCCGGTCGTCCGTAACGCGGTCGTCGGGCTGCGCGGGGTGGACCCCAACCTGGTGGACGCGGCGACGGGCATCGGGATGTCCCGGGCGGCACGGCTGCTGCGGGTCGAACTGCCGCTCGCCTGGCCGCCGATCCTCACCGGGATCAGGGTGTCGACCCAGATGCTGATGGGGATCGCCGCCGTCGCGGCCTATGCCTCGGGGCCGGGGCTCGGCAACGAGATCTTCCGCGGCATCGCTTCCCTGGGCAGCGCCAACGCGATCAACCAGGTGCTGGCGGGCACGATCGGGATCGTGATCCTCGCGCTGCTCTTCGACGCGGCGTACGTCCTGCTCGGCCGGCTGACGATTCCGAGGGGGATCCGTGTCTGA
- a CDS encoding proline/glycine/betaine ABC transporter ATPase (ABC transporter signature motif;~ABC-type proline/glycine betaine transport systems,ATPase components [Aminoacid transportand metabolism]; COG1125;~ATP binding site [chemical binding];~D-loop;~H-loop/switch region;~OpuCA isa the ATP binding component of a bacterial solute transporter that serves a protective role to cells growing in a hyperosmolar environment. ABC (ATP-binding cassette) transporter nucleotide-binding domain; ABC transporters are a large family of...; cd03295;~Q-loop/lid;~The CBS domain, named after human CBS, isa small domain originally identified in cystathionine beta-synthase and is subsequently foundin a wide range of different proteins. CBS domains usually occur in tandem repeats. They associate to form a so-called...; cl15354;~Walker A/P-loop;~Walker B;~identified by MetaGeneAnnotator; putative;~proline/glycine/betaine ABC transporter ATPase [Amycolatopsis mediterranei U32]), producing the protein MSEPSPAGTAGTAGTSGTAGTSGAAGAGPATATATAPGYVPHPVPDSASGASIELEELTKRYPGNPYPSVENVSMEIKAGETVIFVGPSGCGKSTTLKMINRLIEPTSGRIRIGDEDVTDIDPVKLRRKVGYAIQSSGLFPHMTVAENIALVPKMVGWSKSRVKDRVEEMLDLVGLDPREFHDRYPRQLSGGQQQRVGVARALAADPPVLLMDEPFGAVDPITRDHLQDELIRLQHELHKTIVFVTHDFDEAIKLGDRIAVLRERSHIAQFDTPEAILTNPTDDFVSGFVGAGAALKRLNLTRVRDVGVADFPTVTVDDPLQSIFNALRQGPHNELLMLDRRGRPYKWLRRGDLMRAKGSLARAGTLVHDTVTRDATLHDALEAVLIDSGGRVAVTGRRGEFTGVVDMETLMNSVHELLEADRLTAIEHQHDLEEHRAHLTEQELEGGE; encoded by the coding sequence GTGTCTGAGCCCTCCCCGGCCGGGACCGCGGGCACCGCCGGAACCTCGGGCACCGCCGGAACCTCGGGCGCCGCGGGCGCGGGACCGGCCACCGCCACCGCCACCGCGCCCGGGTACGTACCGCACCCCGTACCGGACTCCGCGTCGGGGGCGTCCATCGAGCTGGAGGAGCTGACCAAGCGCTATCCGGGCAACCCGTACCCCTCCGTCGAGAACGTCAGCATGGAGATCAAGGCGGGCGAGACAGTGATCTTCGTCGGCCCGTCCGGCTGCGGGAAGTCCACCACCCTGAAGATGATCAACCGGCTGATCGAGCCGACCAGCGGCCGCATCCGGATCGGCGACGAGGACGTCACCGACATCGACCCGGTGAAGCTGCGCCGCAAGGTGGGATATGCCATCCAGTCCTCGGGCCTGTTCCCGCATATGACCGTCGCGGAGAACATCGCGCTCGTCCCGAAGATGGTCGGCTGGTCCAAGTCCCGGGTGAAGGACCGGGTGGAGGAGATGCTGGACCTGGTCGGGCTCGACCCGCGCGAGTTCCACGACCGGTACCCGCGCCAGCTGTCCGGCGGCCAGCAGCAACGGGTGGGCGTGGCCCGGGCGCTGGCGGCCGATCCGCCCGTCCTGCTGATGGACGAACCGTTCGGCGCGGTCGACCCGATCACCCGCGACCACCTCCAGGACGAGCTGATCCGGCTCCAGCACGAGCTGCACAAGACGATCGTCTTCGTCACCCACGACTTCGACGAGGCCATCAAACTGGGCGACCGGATCGCGGTGCTGCGGGAGCGGTCGCACATCGCCCAGTTCGACACCCCCGAGGCCATCCTCACCAACCCGACGGACGACTTCGTCTCCGGTTTCGTCGGCGCGGGCGCGGCGCTCAAGCGGCTCAACCTGACGCGGGTCCGGGACGTGGGGGTCGCCGACTTCCCGACGGTGACGGTCGACGACCCGCTCCAGTCGATCTTCAACGCGCTGCGCCAGGGCCCGCACAACGAGCTGCTCATGCTGGACCGGCGCGGCCGGCCGTACAAATGGCTGCGGCGCGGCGATCTGATGCGGGCCAAGGGCTCGCTGGCGCGCGCGGGGACGCTCGTCCACGACACGGTGACCCGGGACGCGACGCTGCACGACGCGCTGGAGGCGGTGCTGATCGACAGCGGCGGGCGGGTCGCGGTGACAGGGCGGCGCGGGGAGTTCACCGGGGTGGTCGACATGGAGACCCTGATGAACTCCGTCCACGAACTCCTCGAAGCCGACCGGCTCACCGCGATCGAGCACCAGCACGATCTGGAAGAACACCGGGCCCACCTGACGGAGCAGGAGCTGGAGGGCGGCGAGTGA
- a CDS encoding binding-protein-dependent transport system inner membrane protein (ABC-ATPase subunit interface;~PFAM: binding-protein-dependent transport systems inner membrane component; KEGG: sgr:SGR_4608 ABC transporter permease;~Transmembrane subunit (TM) foundin Periplasmic Binding Protein (PBP)-dependent ATP-Binding Cassette (ABC) transporters which generally bind type 2 PBPs. These types of transporters consist of a PBP, two TMs, and two cytoplasmic ABC ATPase subunits, and...; cd06261;~binding-protein-dependent transport system inner membrane protein [Streptomyces flavogriseus ATCC33331];~conserved gate region;~dimer interface [polypeptide binding];~identified by MetaGeneAnnotator; putative): protein MNGHGTEPGGGPGAGSGPGPGPGGGALGGRGLAGVRPPGEHEVRGQAFHHGGHAAVVVESPAEEEPAPRPAAPRRRITWPKLLLVPLFVMAIVLATVLWISQANLDSIARNALAGGNVQLRLWQHVRLTAISTFWVLLLAIPLGIALTRRGLRRAAPVFTTLANIGQATPAIGLLALLVIWLGIGPSTAILGMVIYAVLPVLSNTVAGLRAIDPQLVEASRGIGMSAFGTLGRVELPLAVPLILAGVRTALVLNVGTATLATFGGGGGLGDLITSGIQTQRMPVLVLGSVLTVALALIVDWLASLAEVVLTPRGLEAGA, encoded by the coding sequence GTGAACGGGCACGGTACGGAGCCGGGGGGCGGCCCCGGGGCCGGATCCGGGCCCGGACCAGGGCCGGGCGGCGGTGCCTTGGGGGGCAGGGGCCTGGCGGGGGTGCGGCCGCCGGGCGAACACGAGGTCCGGGGGCAGGCGTTCCACCACGGCGGGCACGCGGCCGTGGTGGTGGAGAGCCCGGCCGAGGAGGAGCCCGCCCCGCGGCCGGCCGCGCCCCGGCGCCGTATCACCTGGCCCAAGCTCCTCCTCGTGCCGTTGTTCGTGATGGCGATCGTGCTGGCGACCGTCCTGTGGATCTCCCAGGCGAACCTGGACTCCATCGCCCGCAACGCGCTCGCGGGCGGCAATGTGCAGCTGCGGCTGTGGCAGCACGTACGGCTGACCGCGATCTCCACCTTCTGGGTGCTGCTCCTCGCGATCCCGCTCGGCATCGCGCTCACCCGCCGGGGCCTGCGCCGGGCCGCTCCCGTCTTCACGACGCTCGCCAACATCGGGCAGGCGACCCCGGCGATCGGCCTGCTGGCACTCCTTGTGATCTGGCTGGGCATCGGTCCGTCGACGGCGATCCTCGGCATGGTGATCTACGCGGTGCTGCCGGTGCTCTCCAACACGGTGGCCGGGCTGCGGGCGATCGACCCGCAGCTGGTGGAGGCCTCGCGGGGCATCGGGATGTCGGCGTTCGGCACGCTCGGCCGGGTCGAACTGCCGCTCGCCGTGCCGCTGATCCTCGCGGGGGTGCGCACGGCCCTCGTCCTCAACGTGGGGACGGCGACGCTGGCGACCTTCGGCGGGGGCGGCGGGCTCGGCGACCTGATCACCTCGGGCATCCAGACCCAGCGGATGCCGGTCCTGGTGCTCGGATCGGTCCTGACGGTGGCACTCGCGCTGATCGTGGACTGGCTGGCCTCGCTCGCGGAAGTGGTGCTGACGCCGCGGGGGCTGGAGGCCGGGGCATGA